The genomic region TCTTGCCGAAGACATAGAAATCAATGCTTCGCTTACCGAAGAGTTACTTCGTTTAAATGCTAACATTCCTTTCGGAGGATTTGGGTTAGCTTTTGATGGAACTGTATCGTTTAGCTATTCATTGGCTGGTAAAAACCTTGACTTGAATGAGTTTGAGGCAGCAGTACAAATGGTTGCAAAAACTGCAGATGAGTACGATGATTTGATTCAAGAGAACAAATCTTTGACCATCAACTAATTTTAGAAAACA from Microscilla marina ATCC 23134 harbors:
- a CDS encoding T3SS (YopN, CesT) and YbjN peptide-binding chaperone 1, which gives rise to MPKFTVLKTGVNEGLINKTKEVVEGYMEKLFHDYEIVQIDDFYTFTFGTVTVTIQVLPWHSDDVLVKVYSYLAEDIEINASLTEELLRLNANIPFGGFGLAFDGTVSFSYSLAGKNLDLNEFEAAVQMVAKTADEYDDLIQENKSLTIN